From the genome of Streptomyces sp. S4.7:
GGGTTCGGCCATGCCGAGCGTGCCGAGCTACCCCGGGAACGACCGCCACATTCCCGACGTGCGCGTAGAGCCGATCGACCTCGCGGCGCGCGTGGACGAGGCGCTGGCCGTACAGGCACTCGCCTTCGGGCTGAGCGAGGCCGAGATCGGCGTACGCCGCCAGATCGTGCTGCGGCATCTCCTCGCGCCCGGTGCCCGCGCGTACGGGGCGCTCACGGCGGAGGGCCGGCTCACCGGCTTCGTCTACGGCATGCCGAACGACCGCTCCCACTGGTGGTCCACGGTCGTTGAGCCGTACCTGCGCGCCGAAGGCCGAGACGGCTGGCTCGACGACTCCTTCGTCATCACCGAACTGCACGTCCACCCCGCGTTCCAGGGCCACGGCATCGGACGCACCCTCATCACCACCATCACCGACATCGCGCGGCAGCCCCGCTCGATACTGTCCGCGATCGACACCGAGAGCCCCGCCCGCGGCCTGTACCGCATCCTCGGCTACCAGGACCTGGCGCGCCAGGTCCTCTTCCCCAGCGCGGCCAAGCCGTACGCCGTGATGGGCGCCCGGCTCCCGCTGCGGCGGCGCTGAGGGCCGTACGGTGCGCGATTACTGATTTCCGCCTGCCGGTGTGCCCCGGATAACCTCCTGGCACCAGCCGAGTAGAAAACGCAGGAGTGCCCCCCATGTCCCAGGTCCAGCGCATGTCCCGTTTGATGGCCAAGACACTGCGCGACGACCCGGCGGACGCGGAGACCCTGAGCCACAAACTTCTCGTCCGCGCCGGGTACGTACGCCGCACCTCCGCAGGCCTCTGGAGCTGGCTGCCGCTCGGTAAGAAGGTCCTCGACAACATCGCGCGCGTCGTGCGCGAGGAGATGGACGCCATCGGGGCGCAGGAAGTACTGCTGCCGGCGCTGCTTCCCAAGGAGCCCTACGAGGCGAGTGGCCGCTGGGACGAGTACGGCGACCTGCTGTTCCGTCTCAAGGACCGCAAGGGCGGCGACTACCTCCTCGGTCCGACCCACGAGGAGATCTTCACCCTGGTCGTCAAGGACCAGTGCACGTCCTACAAGGACTTGCCGGTGATGCTCTACCAGATCCAGACGAAGTACCGGGACGAGGCGCGTCCCCGCTCCGGCGTGCTGCGTGGCCGTGAGTTCCAGATGAAGGACTCGTACTCCTTCGACACCACGGACGAGGGCCTCGCCGAGTCGTACGGGCTCCACCGCGCCGCGTACCAGAAGATCTTCGCGCGCCTCGGGCTCGACTACCGCATCGTCTCCGCAGTCTCCGGCGCCATGGGCGGCTCGGCCTCCGAGGAGTTCCTGGCACCGGCCGCCGCGGGTGAGGATACCTTCGTCGACTGTCCCAACGGCGACTACGCCGCCAACACCGAGGCCGTCACGTTCACCACGCCCCCCGTCGACGGGTCGGCACACGGGGCGATGGAGGAGCTGGACACCCCCGACACCCCGACCATCGAGACCCTGGCCAAGTTCCTGGGCGTGCCGGCCTCGGCGACGCTGAAGAACCTGCTGGTGAAG
Proteins encoded in this window:
- a CDS encoding proline--tRNA ligase: MSQVQRMSRLMAKTLRDDPADAETLSHKLLVRAGYVRRTSAGLWSWLPLGKKVLDNIARVVREEMDAIGAQEVLLPALLPKEPYEASGRWDEYGDLLFRLKDRKGGDYLLGPTHEEIFTLVVKDQCTSYKDLPVMLYQIQTKYRDEARPRSGVLRGREFQMKDSYSFDTTDEGLAESYGLHRAAYQKIFARLGLDYRIVSAVSGAMGGSASEEFLAPAAAGEDTFVDCPNGDYAANTEAVTFTTPPVDGSAHGAMEELDTPDTPTIETLAKFLGVPASATLKNLLVKVDGEITAVGVPGDREVDLGKLGEHLAPAVVELVTAEDFEGRPELVRGYVGPQGLKIRYIADPRVAPGTAWVTGANKADTHARDVVCGRDFEVDDYLDVVVVEEGDPCPVCGTGLKLGRAIEIGHIFQLGRKYADTFQLDVLGQQGKPVRVTMGSYGIGVSRAVAALAEQTADEQGLCWPREIAPADVHVVAAGKALQTELAVDVAEQLAAAGLRVLVDERPGVSPGVKFTDAELIGVPKILVAGRRAGDGVVELKDRRTGEREELTVAEAVARLTADA
- a CDS encoding GNAT family N-acetyltransferase → MPSVPSYPGNDRHIPDVRVEPIDLAARVDEALAVQALAFGLSEAEIGVRRQIVLRHLLAPGARAYGALTAEGRLTGFVYGMPNDRSHWWSTVVEPYLRAEGRDGWLDDSFVITELHVHPAFQGHGIGRTLITTITDIARQPRSILSAIDTESPARGLYRILGYQDLARQVLFPSAAKPYAVMGARLPLRRR